In Pseudomonas sp. FP1742, the DNA window GCGCGGGCCGAAGGCAAGCTCGGCCTTCTGGAGCTGACGGCGGGCGGTACGCTGTTCCTTGATGGCGTCGGCGAAATGAGCCCGCGCTTGCAGGTGAAATTGCTGCGCTTTCTGCAGGACGGTTGCTTCCGTCGTGTCGGCAGCGATGAAGAGGTCTATCTGGATGTGCGGGTGATCTGCGCGACTCAGGTGGACTTGTCCGAGCTGTGTGCTCGCGGTGAATTTCGCCAGGACTTGTACCACCGCTTGAACGTGCTCTCGCTGCACATCCCGCCACTGCGCGAATGCCTCGACGGACTGGCACCGCTGGTGGAGCACTTCCTCGATCAGGCCAGTCGACAGATCGGTTGCCCGTTGCCGAAACTGGCCCCGGCGGCGATGGAGCGGCTCAGTCACTATCACTGGCCGGGTAACGTGCGGCAGTTGGAGAACGTGCTGTTTCAGGCCGTCTCCCTGTGTGAGGGCGGCACCGTCAAAGCCGAGCACATTCGCTTGCCGGACTACGGCGTGCGTCAGCCGCTTGGCGATTTCTCCCTCGAGGGCGGGCTGGACGAGATTGTCGGGCGCTTCGAGAAAGCGGTGCTGGAGCGCTTGTATTCCGAGTATCCGAGCAGTCGGCAACTGGGCAAGCGACTGGGGGTTTCCCATACCACCATTGCCAATAAGTTACGCGAGTATGAGGTGGGCAAAGAGCCGGGTGTTTAAACCTGTGGCGAGGGGGCAAGCCCCCTCGCCACAGAGTTCTGTGTTGACTGCAAAGGTCGATGCTTGCCGTAAGCGGCATGACACCGCCGGTTTTTCGTCTTCGATACATTCCCCCAATCTCCTCTAATCCCCTCAAGTCCTTTGTTTGCCGGGCCCGGCGCCGCCAGAAAAAAGTTGGTCTGCAAATTGCTTATGGCTCAGCAGTACAGCGGTGGGCGGCAAACGTCCGGCATGCAGAGGAAAGAGTGTGGACAAGTACCTTTATGTGGCAATGACCGGCGCCAGCCAGAATGCACTGGCGCAGAAGGCTCATGCCAACAACCTGGCGAACATCTCTACCAACGGTTTTCAGAAGGACCTGGAACAGGCCCGTTCGATGCCGGTATTTGGTGACAGCTTTCCGGCGCGCGCGTTTGCCATGACTGAACGTCCGGCCACCGACTTCTCCCCTGGCGCCCTGGTGGAAACCGGTCGCGACCTCGATGTCGCGGTGCAAGGCAATGGCTGGATCGCCGTGCAGAACCCCGATGGCGGTGAGAGCTACGTGCGCACCGGCAGCCTGAACGTTGACGCCCTGGGCGTGCTGCGCGCCGGCAATGGTATGCCGGTGATGGGCAATGGCGGGCCGATTGCCGTGCCGCCCGAGCAGCAGATCGAAGTTGGCGAAGACGGCACCGTCAGCATCCGTGCGATGGGCGAAGGCCCGCGGGTGATGGCCGAAGTCGACCGCATCAAACTGGTCAACCCGGACTTCAAGAACATGACCAAAGGCCTGGACGGTTCGATCCACACCAAGGACGGCAAGCCGGCGCAAGCCGATGCCAACGTCAAACTGGTGTCCGGATTCCTCGAGTCGAGCAACGTCAACGCCGTGGAAGAAATGACTTCGGTGCTGGCGCTGGCCAAGCAGTTCGAGCTGCACATCAAGATGATGAACACCGCCAAAGACGATGACCAGGCCATGGCTCGGGTCTTGCAGATCAGCTAATTATCAGAACGTCGCGCCGTAAAACAGGCGCACGAGGAGAATCGAATGCTTCCGGCTCTATGGGTTGCCAAAACAGGTCTGTCCGCCCAGGACACCAACCTCACCACCATTTCCAACAACCTGGCGAACGTATCGACCACGGGTTTCAAACGTGACCGCGCCGAGTTCCAGGACTTGCTGTATCAGATCAAGCGCCAGCCAGGCGCCCAGTCGACCCAGGACAGCGAACTGCCGTCGGGTCTGCAAGTGGGTACCGGTGTGCGCATCGTCGGCACCCAGAAAAACTTCACCGCCGGTAGCCTGCAAACCACCGAGCAGCCACTGGACATGGCCATCGACGGTCGTGGTTTCTTTCAGATTCTGCAGCCCGATGGCACCACGTCCTACACCCGTGACGGTACCTTCCACCTGGACTCCAACGGCCAGATCGTCAACGCCAGCGGCTTCGCCCTGGAGCCGGCCATTGTCATTCCGAACAACGCCCAGACCTTCACTGTCGGCCGTGACGGCACCGTGTCGATCACCGTTGCCGGCAACCCGGCCTCCCAGGTGATCGGCAACCTGCAAACCGCCGACTTCATCAACCCGGCCGGCCTGCAGGCAGTGGGTAACAACCTGTTCCTGGAAACCGCTGCCAGTGGCGCGCCGCAAGTCGGCACCCCGGGCCTGGCCGGTTTCGGCACCACGCTGCAGAACACCCTGGAAACGTCCAACGTCAGCACCGTTGAAGAGATGGTCAACATGATCACCACTCAGCGCGCCTACGAGATGAACTCCAAGGTGATCTCCACCGCCGACCAGATGCTCTCGTTCGTAACGCAGAATCTGTAATCAAGTCTATGAGGCGGCCATGAGTCGTCTGCAATACCGTGAGGTAGGGTCATGAATCGCTTTGTATCTGTTCTGGCACTGAGTGGGGTCGTCGTGCTCGCGGGCTGCGTTGCCCCGCCGCCCAGGCCCAATGACCCTTACTACGCCCCGGTGTTGCCGCGCACGCCGCTGCCGGCTGCCGCCAATAACGGCTCGATCTACCAGGCCGGTTTCGAACAGAACCTGTACAGCGACCGCAAGGCGTTCCGGGTCGGTGACATCATCACCATCACCCTGAACGAGCGCACCCAGGCGAGCAAGAACGCCAACTCGCAGATGGACAAGAACAGCGATAACAAGATCGGCCTGACCTCGTTGTTCGGCTCCAGCCTGACCACCAATAACCCGATCGGTGGCAACGATCTGAGCCTGAATGCCGGCTATAGCGCCGACCGCTCGACGAAGGGCGACAGCAAGTCCGGCCAGAGCAACAGTCTGACCGGTTCGATCACCGTGACCGTCGCCGACGTGTTGCCCAACGGCATCATCGCCGTGCGCGGCGAGAAGTGGCTGACCCTCAACACCGGTGACGAGCTGGTACGGATTGCCGGCCTCGTTCGCGCCGATGACATCGCCACCGATAACACCGTGTCGTCGACCCGCGTCGCCGATGCACGCATCACCTATTCGGGCACCGGTGCGTTTGCCGATGCGAGTCAGCCAGGCTGGTTCGACCGTTTCTTCCTCAGCCCGCTGTTCCCTTTCTAGGTGGCTATGTTGAATCTTAAACACCTGATGGTGGGCGCTCTTTTGCTGTGCGCAGCCTTCGATGCTCAAGCTGAACGGCTGAAGGACATCGCCAGTATTTCCGGCGTGCGTTCCAACCAATTGATCGGCTATGGCCTGGTGGTCGGGCTTAACGGCACCGGTGACCAGACGACCCAGACCCCGTTCACCCTGCAGACCTTCAACAACATGCTCTCGCAGTTCGGCATCAAGGTGCCGCCAGGTTCCGGCAACGTGCAATTGAAGAACGTCGCGGCCGTGTCGATCAGCGCTGATTTGCCAGCGTTCGCCAAGCCGGGTCAGCAGATAGACATCACCGTGGCGTCCATCGGTAACTCCAAGAGCCTGCGCGGCGGCACCTTGCTGTTGACGCCGCTCAAAGGTATCGATGGTAACGTCTATGCCGTCGCTCAGGGCAACCTGGTGGTCGGTGGTTTCGATGCCGAAGGTCGTGACGGTTCGAAGATCACCGTCAACGTTCCGTCGGCCGGTCGCATCCCCGGCGGTGCGTCGGTCGAACGTGCCGTGCCGAGCGGTTTCAATCAGGGCAACAGCCTGACCCTGAACCTCAATCGTTCGGACTTCACCACCGCCAAGCGCATCGTCGACAAGATCAACGACATGCTCGGCCCTGGCGTTGCCCAAGCCATCGACGGTGGCTCGATCCGCGTGACCGCGCCACTCGATCCAAGCCAGCGGGTCGACTATTTGTCGATCCTGGAAAACCTCGAAGTCGATCCGGGCCAGGCGGTGGCGAAAGTCATCATCAACTCGCGCACCGGCACCATCGTGATCGGCCAGAACGTCAAGGTTTCCCCGGCCGCCGTGACCCACGGCAGCCTGACCGTGACCATCACCGAAGACCCGATCGTCAGCCAGCCCGGCCCTCTGTCCAACGGGCAGACGGCGGTCGTGCCACGCTCGCGGGTCAACGCTCAGCAAGAAGCCAAGCCGATGTTCAAGTTCGGCCCGGGCACCACCCTCGACGAAATCGTTCGTGCGGTGAACCAGGTTGGCGCGGCACCGGGTGACTTGATGGCGATTCTCGAAGCGCTGAAGCAGGCCGGCGCGTTGCAAGCCGACCTGATCGTGATCTGAGGACGGCGATCATGGATATGCGCAAAAGCGGTCTGGTCAGCAGCAGCGACTCGGGTTCCTACTCGGACCTGAATCGTTTGAATCAGCTCAAGGTCGGC includes these proteins:
- a CDS encoding flagellar basal body rod protein FlgF, translated to MDKYLYVAMTGASQNALAQKAHANNLANISTNGFQKDLEQARSMPVFGDSFPARAFAMTERPATDFSPGALVETGRDLDVAVQGNGWIAVQNPDGGESYVRTGSLNVDALGVLRAGNGMPVMGNGGPIAVPPEQQIEVGEDGTVSIRAMGEGPRVMAEVDRIKLVNPDFKNMTKGLDGSIHTKDGKPAQADANVKLVSGFLESSNVNAVEEMTSVLALAKQFELHIKMMNTAKDDDQAMARVLQIS
- a CDS encoding flagellar basal body P-ring protein FlgI, with the translated sequence MLNLKHLMVGALLLCAAFDAQAERLKDIASISGVRSNQLIGYGLVVGLNGTGDQTTQTPFTLQTFNNMLSQFGIKVPPGSGNVQLKNVAAVSISADLPAFAKPGQQIDITVASIGNSKSLRGGTLLLTPLKGIDGNVYAVAQGNLVVGGFDAEGRDGSKITVNVPSAGRIPGGASVERAVPSGFNQGNSLTLNLNRSDFTTAKRIVDKINDMLGPGVAQAIDGGSIRVTAPLDPSQRVDYLSILENLEVDPGQAVAKVIINSRTGTIVIGQNVKVSPAAVTHGSLTVTITEDPIVSQPGPLSNGQTAVVPRSRVNAQQEAKPMFKFGPGTTLDEIVRAVNQVGAAPGDLMAILEALKQAGALQADLIVI
- the flgG gene encoding flagellar basal-body rod protein FlgG; its protein translation is MLPALWVAKTGLSAQDTNLTTISNNLANVSTTGFKRDRAEFQDLLYQIKRQPGAQSTQDSELPSGLQVGTGVRIVGTQKNFTAGSLQTTEQPLDMAIDGRGFFQILQPDGTTSYTRDGTFHLDSNGQIVNASGFALEPAIVIPNNAQTFTVGRDGTVSITVAGNPASQVIGNLQTADFINPAGLQAVGNNLFLETAASGAPQVGTPGLAGFGTTLQNTLETSNVSTVEEMVNMITTQRAYEMNSKVISTADQMLSFVTQNL
- the flgH gene encoding flagellar basal body L-ring protein FlgH; protein product: MNRFVSVLALSGVVVLAGCVAPPPRPNDPYYAPVLPRTPLPAAANNGSIYQAGFEQNLYSDRKAFRVGDIITITLNERTQASKNANSQMDKNSDNKIGLTSLFGSSLTTNNPIGGNDLSLNAGYSADRSTKGDSKSGQSNSLTGSITVTVADVLPNGIIAVRGEKWLTLNTGDELVRIAGLVRADDIATDNTVSSTRVADARITYSGTGAFADASQPGWFDRFFLSPLFPF